The following is a genomic window from Verrucomicrobiota bacterium.
TGAACTCATTCGCTACGCAGGAGATCGCAACCAGATCTTTAACATCCACATGCGAAACATCAAGGGAGGATGGGGCAACTTCCAGGAAGTGTACCCAGATAATGGCGACATGGATTTCTTAAAAGTCATGCGCTCATTAAGAGACGTTCAATACAAATACATGATTATGCCCGATCACGTCCCGAATCACCCGGATGATCCGGACGGCAGCCAAGGCTTTGCATTTTGCTATGGTTACCTCGGGGCGCTTATCAAGGCAGTAAACGCAGAAGCCGAAGCGAGCAGCTAGTGTAGCCCGCCATAAAAAGCAAAACATTCGACGTCGGGGTCATTCCTTGGAATCTTGACGTAGCTTGCGGAGTCAACTGATGGCTTCGCGTGTCGACTTCGTCTCGAAACAAGGTTTGACCCCCTCCTTGATGGTCGGCGAAATATAAGTTACAAGACGTTTGGCGACCCACACTAGGAATTAAGCGCTTTTCGCAGACGGTCCGTCCGCTCAGCCAAGGTTTTGTCAAACTTGGGAACACCTTCTTCCGCAGGTTCTACCTTAAGGACGCAAACCAATGGACCGGGCTCTTCAAACAGCTTCGGTAAGATTTCTTCGAAAGCTTCCTCGTTATCGATCGTGTATACCTTTTCCAATCCGGCTCCACGAGCCATCGCTTCAAAATCCATGATACCAACACCGGGCACTTTCTGATTCCCCGTCACCTCATAAGTGCCATTTTCAACAATGATCATGGCATAATTTTCACAAGGCCGCTGCGCCAAAGTGATAAAGGTTCCAAGACACATTACCATACTCCCATCACCATTCAGAGTGATTACCCGTAGCTCTGGTTTTGCAATGGCGATACCAAGGGCAAAGTCCGCGGCATGACTCATGGCACTATCGACAGAAGCAAAGTCGAGATCGGTATCGGACAATTTTTCCCACGGCTTTGCTGTTCCCATGCAGGTGATAAAAAGCTCTTTCTTCCGACGAGCCGCCAACTTTTCCAGACAAGTATATTTGTTCAGCATATTCAGACGGTGGTTTCAGCAATTAAAATGGCGGTGGGCATCGAGGTTGATTCGGCGATCTTGAACGCACGACCAATCATCGTCACGTCTTCATCATCCAACATAATCTTATACGGAATTCGCCAGGCATTCAAAGTAGGTTCGGTGAACTCCGCCACCGAATCCCTATTCTCAACACCTGGAGCCAAGGTCTTAAATCCACGATATCCTATTAGCATCACCTGAGGAATCCGCATGTTCCAGGAGCACCCACGAAATGCATCCCCTGCTTCCAATAGACCGGTGTTTTGAATAAGCACCAACGGCTTCTTTCCTCCAAGCTGAAGACCTGCGGCAATCGCAAAAGCCTCCCCTTCCCGACTTACATGGACTATCTCAATCTCATCGTCGGCTTGTATCTTTTGAAAAAGCACGCGACAAAGGTTGTCGGACAATCCAACCACGTGAGTGACACCCTGATCCTTCAATGCTCGATGAATTTTGGAAGAACTTATCATTAAATCTTAGCTATGCATAAAACAAGATACAGGTCCAGATAAGTGATCACATAAGAATCACTGAGATGAGTTGACGGTATTATTTTGCGCAATCATACATTCAACAACAACCTGTTATAACCCTAAAGAATTACCATGGCCCTTAAGAACCGTCCCCGAACTTTCGTATTTTTCATCTCGATTCTGGCTACCATCCTTCTGGGAGGTTTGACCGGCTGCGATCAAAGCCAACCACAGATAAAGGAAACTCCAACCGGCGCTCCGGATCTGACCTTTGCCGTAATGGGTGATGTGCCCTACGGACTCACACCGGATGAAATTCGCGCAGAAGAAATCATCCTGAAACAACAAATTGCTGATTTGAACCAGAACGATTCGTTGTCCTTTGTGATGCACGTGGGAGACATTAAAAAAGGAATTCCACCTTGTGAACCAGGCGTCTACAAAACGGTAGCCGGCATTCTACGCACGAACAAACATCCTACTTTCATCATTCCAGGAGACAACGAATGGAACGATTGCCAGAATCCAGAGGAGGCCTGGAAACTTTGGGAGGCTAACTTCACTCGCTTCGACGAACATTGGCCAAACGAACTGGGCGTGGTTCGACAATCGAATCGGCAAGAAAATTTTTCGTTCGTTATCCAAGGAACACTATTTATCGGCATCAATATGGTAGGCGGAAAAGTGCACGATTGGAAGGAATGGGAAAGCAGAATAGAAGACGACCGACAATGGATTGAGACCCAGTTTAAACGTCATTCACGAGATTGCAATGCTGCCGTCATATTTACCCACGCTAATCCGGGGGCAAAAGTCGGAGGAACGTTTGAACTAAAGATTCACGCCTTCGGACCTGTGATTGAGTATCTCGACAAAGAGACAGACTTTGCCAAGCCGATACTTTTGATTCACGGTGACGGTCACAAGTGGATCGAGGATCACCCGTTCCCGACGGCGGGTGATAGAATCACACGAGTTCAAGTAACCGCCGGTGGATTGGAAGCACCACTTCAAGTAGAAGTCAGAAAGGACGCTTCAAACCCTTTTCACCTCATAAGGAGTTTCTAGTGAACAGAAAATAGCCGCGGAAATATCCTCTATTCAGAGTTATCCAACTATTTCAGCTTTCTACCCTTAGCTTTCAGCCTTCCCTCTTCAGGTTCCCTGAACCTCTATTGGATCTTCGATACTTTCCTGCCAGGATTCCAACTCGCGGGTCATGCTTGAAACCCGGGAAGCATAATCGCGCTGCGAATACACATTCTGAGTTTCACCGGGATCTTTATTTAGATCATAAAGCTGGGATTTATCCTTGTCGCTTAAGCACAACTTGTAGCCTTCCGGGCTAACGACGGCCCGGGTATTTACGTTGACAGCTTTTTCCGCTTCCTCAGCCGTTATGATTCCTTCTTTCATCAAAGTGTTATAGCGTCCCGAAGGATGAGCATGCCATTGGAGAAATACGGGTTCGGGTTTCGAGCTACCTTCCAAGTAACGTGTGTAGCTTTTTCCCGGCAACGGTTCAGCATGATCCGCCTTGCCAGCCAAATCCAAAACAGTCGGAGTCAGGTCGATGTGGCTTACCGGATTCGAAATCCTTCGCTTGGAGAAACCTCGATTTGGGTACCGGATGAGACAGGGCACCCTGGCAGCTTCCTCATACATGACACTTTTATAGTATAATCCATGACTGCCCATCATCTCACCATGATCGCTCGTGTAAACGACGATGGTATTTTCATCCAATCCGTTTCTTTCCAGCTCCGACAAGATTCCACCCACCGCGACATCAACCATGGTTACCAATCCCCAATAACGGGACGTTTCCCGACGAATGTCGGCTTGGGTGATACCACGATCCAAGGAGGCGAACAATCGAAGAAAGTGATAACGGAGCGGTTCACTGGCGTCTGGATAGTCATTCCAGTTTTTTGGTAGATTTACTTCATCTTCCGGATAATATCCGTTCAAAGGCCCGAAGTTCGGATCGTGCGGCTCCAGAAAATTTACATGGAGCATGAAGGGCTCATCTTTAATCTGAATCATCCAACAGCTTCGGCTGGGTAGCGATCGATTCGGATAACGGGATATTATTATCAATACAGCCGGTTTGGGTGGGCCACAATCCCGTCAAAACTGAGCTGCGCGACGGCGTGCATATTGGTTGAGTTACATAGGATCTTTCAAACACCGTACTCTCACTCGCCAGGCGATTCAGATGGGGTGCATGGATCCGATGATTTCCATAGGCCGCCAAGGTATCGAAACGCTGTTGGTCCGTCCAAATAAAGAGGATGTTGGGCTTATCGGTTCGTCCACCACGCTTTGCGATTTGAGGAAAAGCCTTTTGCGTCAAAGCCAAAGCACCGAGCGAAGCGGTTGAAGTAATAAAATGTCGACGCGATACGGACATGAACAACGCATACCTTTACAAACCGGTACGGAGTCTGTCAATTCACCTGGAAAGTGAACCTGATAAAGTTCTCACAAAAAGCTGACCCGGAGAGCCAGCTTTTTGTGAATGATCAGAGCGTATCTACTCCAAAATTACTTCTGCCCATAGTAAGCACCTTTGCCGTGCTTGCGGAGGTAGTGCTTGTCGAGCTGGTGTTCGGACAGGGAATTGGACTCCGGATTAAGCAAGAGATTTTTGAAGGTCATCTCTGCAATAACTTCCAGGGCAAAGGCGGTTTCCACTGCTTTGGCACCTGAGGTTCCCCAGACAAACGGTGCATGGCCGTTGAGGAGCACCGCGTTGATCTGCTCGGGATTGAGGTCCTCGAAAGTTTCGACAATTAGGTTTCCCGTTTCCCACTCATAGTGACGACTGACTTCATCTGGAGTCATGCGACGCGTTACCGGAACATCACCGTAAAAATAGTCAGCATGAGTGGTACCCATACATGGGATACTTCTGCCCGCCTGGGCAAAGGCCGTTGCGTTTCGCGAATGCGTGTGCACGACCGCGCGAACATGAGGAAAGGCCTGGAACAGCCTGAGGTGAGTCGGCGTGTCCGAGCTGGGCCTAAGTGAACCGTAAAGCTTTGCCACTTCCAGATCTAATACAAAATGGTCATCGGGCTTGGCGTTGAAATCCATCACACAGATATCATCGGGCGTCAGCGATTCATAAGGAACACCACTCGGCTTAATTGCCACAGCACCCTGCTCAGGATCCCCGACGCTTACATTGCCGAAGGTAAGATCTACAATGCCCAGTTTGGGAAGTTGTTTATTGGCTTCGCAGCATTCTTCACGAAGCGCTAAAAAATTATCGTTCATAAATAAAGATAGTAAAAATGAGTTTGTTGGAACCACAGAAAGCGCAAAAGGCGCAAAACCCACCGAGATTTTGCCTCAGTACCCTTCCGATATTAGATCTATCCTCTTCCTTTTGTGTATCCTGTGCTTTTTGTGGTTACTTTAATTAGTATAAAATCTGAGTAATCTATCATCAACCTGTGCGAATCCGTGAGAAGCATGGTGATAAACCTCATTGAAGCGAATCTCTTTTTTAAAGGCTCGAATCGAGGTTGAGTCATCAATAAGGAAAAACTCGATACCAGCAATCTCGGCAAGATCTTCGAGTTTGAACCCACCTTAGCCAGAGCATCCGGGCCGTAGAGGTGCTGACTTCCAGTTACGAAGCAGATATTCTGATGACTAAAGTCGAGTAAACTCATGGATGCCCTAAAGTTTAAATATTCGCTGTTTAATAGTCTAGGTGTAATATTTTCGAAAATATGATTCTGTAATCATGATTTTGTTAACAATGATTTTCGAAAAGGTCATAAAATAAAGAAATCAATTGCTTTTTAGAAATCGATCCACACATCAAAATTATCCCTTTCGGGCTGTTTCCTTTATCTCGAGCAAACGCTTCATCACACCACCAAGATCAACGCCACTCACACCACCAAAGGCGTCATGCAATTTTTTATACTCCGCATACAACTCATTGTACACAACTTGCGACGCGGAATTCGGTTTGTAAGATACGTCCTTGAGACGGGTCATGGCCGCCTGGGCAGATTGAAAATCGTCGTATCCGCCCTTGGCAGAACCGGCGACGACCGCTGCACTCACGGCTGATCCCAAGGCACAGGTCTGAGAAGAACCGGAGATCAACATCTCACGCCCGGTAATGTCCGCATAGATTTGCATGAGCATCGGATTCTTTTCCGCAATTCCCCCAGCGCAAACTACGCGGTTCACGGGCACGCCATATTCATCCAGACGCTCAAGAATCGAACGGGCTCCAAAGGCAGTCGCCTCAATCAAAGCGCGATAAATCTCCGCCTGCGACGTGTGCAAGGTTTGACCGAGTAACAATCCGGAAAGTAGAGGATCGACGAGAATAGTGCGATTGCCATTATTCCAATCAAGTGCAAGCAGACCACTCTCACCTGGCTTTAAATGAGAAGCTTCTTCGGTTAGCCGTGTGTGGGTTTCGACTCCTCCCTTCAAAACGCGCTCCACGTACCAGGCAAAAATATCACCTACCGCGGACTGCCCTGCTTCTACTCCAAAATACCCAGGAAGGATCGCTCCCTTCACAATACCGCAGATGCCAGGGACGTCCGCAATTTCCTTGTCGGCTTTTACAACCCCACAATCACAGGTGGAAGTGCCGATGACTTTAACCAAAGTTCCTTCGTCCACACCTGCGCCGATCGCTCCGTAATGAACGTCAAATTCTCCAATGGCGATGGGTATACCGACAGTCAAACCCAGTTTGTCAGACCACTCTTCGCAAAGGTGACCAGCTACCTCGGAAGCATCGTATGCCTTTTCATAGAGTCGGTCTTTCAAGTCGGCCAACTTCGGATCGAGCATGTTCAAGAATTCTTTGTCCGGCAGTCCTCCCCAATCATCTGCATAAAAGGCTTTATGGCCAGCCGCGCAGACACCTCGCTTTACGGCGATTGGATCAGTCACTCCGGCCAAAATCGCAGGAATCCAATCGCACAATTCCACCCAACTGTAGGCGGCATCGAACAATTCCGGATCCACGTTCAGGCAATGCCAGATCTTCGACCAAAACCACTCGGACGAGTAAGTATTACCACACTTGGCGACATATTGAGGACGATGCTCGCGAGCCAGCCCTGTAATCGTCGCCGCCTCTTTTACACTCGTGTGATCTTTCCACAACCAGCACTGAGCATTCAGGTTTCCTTTCCAGGTGTCCTGCATCGCCAGGGCTCCGTTATATTCATCCACCGGAATCGGACTCGAACCCGTGGAATCAACGCCGAGGCCAATAACCTTGTCGGAAGAAAAATCCGGATCGGCCTGTTTAGCTAATGCAATGGCTTCAACAATACTGGACTCAATGCCGACCACATAATCTCCCGGATGTTGCCGTGCGAGGTTGTGGTCAGAGGGATCCAAAAGGATACCCAGCTCACCGCTTGGATAGTTAAATACTGAAGTACCAATTTCGGCACCATCAGCACAGCGAACAACGATACTACGAACCGAGTTGGTTCCATAATCAATTCCGATAGTATAGGCCATGGAGAATTTCTTGTGTTTTAAATAGGGTCAGGAAAATAAAAACCGGAGATTACTTAAGGGCAGTTGCCGATGGCAGCAAAAAAAGACGATTCCATGAAACGCGTAAAAAAATATGGTTTTAATCTTTGTAGGAAGTATTTTGAGTGATTGAATCTCTCCAGTCCGATAAACTTACATTCTGACTCTTTCTCTATAAATTTATGTCCAAACAACCGAACGTTATTGTATTTTTCACCGACCAGCAGCGCTGGGATACTACCGGTGCGCACGGGAATCCACTTAACCTGACTCCCAACTTTGACCGCATGGCAGACAACGGCACCCATATTGATGCCAGTATTACCTGCCAACCTGTGTGCGGCCCGGCCAGGTCTTGTTTACAAACCGGTCTCTACGCGACGCAAACCGGAAGCTGGCGAAATGGCATTCCTCTAAATCCTGAGTTAAAGACCCTCGCCGAATATTATAAGGAAGCCGGATACACCACTGGCTACATCGGAAAGTGGCACCTGGGGACCACTGAAGGCGCCGTGCCGAAGCACGAGCGCGGCGGTTATGAATACTGGCTGGCCGCGAACGTTCTTGAATTTGTTTCCGATGCCTACGACTGCGTTCTGTTTGACGAGGAGGATCAAAAGGTAAAATTACCCGGATACAGGGTGGATGCTCAAACCGATGCAGTTATACGCTACATCGACAAGAATAAGGACAACAAAAAACCCTTCTTTCTTTTTGTATCCTACCTGGAACCACACCACCAGAATCATGTGGATGACTACCCACCCCCGGATGGATACCGCGAACCCTACACAGGAAAATGGACGCCACCCGACCTTCAACAGCTGGGAGGAAGCACGGGGCAACACCTGGGTGGTTACCTTGGGATGATCAAGCGTCTGGATGAAGCGCTAGGACGCATGAACGATGCTCTAAAGAGCCTGGATCTCACCGATGACACTATCATCCTCTATACCTCGGATCACGGATGTCATTTTAAAACCCGGAATTCTGAATACAAACGTTCCGGTCATGAATCCTCGGTTCGCGTGCCCACCGCATTTTCCGGACCGGGTTTTGAGATGGGCGGACGTCGCCAGGAAGTAGTGAGTTTGATCGATCTGGTCCCCACCCTATTGGACGCCTCCGGAATAGAGCCTCCGGACCTAATGCCGGGTCGTTCCTTGATGCCGCGCTTAAGAGGATCTTCGGAAGATTGGGAGAATTGTGCTTTTATTCAAATCAGTGAATCGCAAATCGGTCGTGCCATCCGGACCAAACGATGGAAATACGGAATTGTCGCTTTGGATAAAAATGGCGAAACCGAATCCTGTGCCGATACTTACACGGAAAATTATTTATACGATTTAAAATCCGACCCATACGAACTACAGAACCTGATAGCCTTTCAATCTCACGGCCCCCTCTGCGATCACCTCAGAAAAAAGCTACTCGCTGAAATGCAGAAAGCCGGAGAAGAGGAACCAACCATTATCGAAAATGATCGAACCCTCACCGGCCAACGAAAACTGTTCGAAAAAGAGATAGAAGAGTAACTCAGGCACTGGTATCAGATTGATTTGTAACCTTCCACCCTCCTATCAACATTCCCCCAAATGACCTCCTTGGGCCTTCTCTATGCAATCATCACCGTTATAACCTGGGGACTTTGGATAACGCCTTCTGAAAAGGTAGAACTTCCAAACCCTCAGACCCGGTCTTTTTATGTGGCGGTTGGAAATTTGTTTCTCGCAACTATTGCATTGCTATTGGTCGGACCGAACAAACTCACTTTCGACTTATTTATTTTACCTTTCTTAGGCGGAGTTATCTGGGCGGTGGCTGGCATGTGCGCGTTCGTTGCCTTGGCCAATATCGGAATGGCCAAGGCGATTGGCACCTGGGCTCCTCTAAACATACTGGTCGGAATCGCCTGGGGAATGATCCTGTTCGGTGAATTTTTAAAATCCGGACCTCTGGAGATTCTACTTTCTGTCACATCCATCCTAATGATTATTGCCGGGATCTTGCTCATCGTTTTTTCCGGCAAATCCAATGAGAACTCAAAACCCTCCAGGAAGATAAAGTCGGGATTTGCAGGAGCTGTCGCAGCAGGTGTACTTTGGGGCACCTATTTCATACCAACGACTTACCTTGCCCGGCAAAACGCAGAAGCAAATGACTGGGTAACCGCATTTCCCATGGCAGTTGGCATGTTTGTCGGTAGTACGGTTTTAGTTCTCTGGGGGCGCAAACGTCCACGTTGCAAAAGCCGTACAGACTATGGACTCGTTCTACTTACAGGTATCCTCTGGTCCATCGGAAATTTCTCCATGCTGCTCATGGTACAGGAAATTGGTTTGGGTAAAGGATTCACCATTGCTCAGCTCTGCGTAGCCGTCGCCGTCCTCATCGGCATTTTCTATTTTCGAGAGCCCGCTCCCGGAACCAAAGCGGCGAAATGGACACTCATAGGAGTTGCCGTGGCCACAACCGGCGGGGTGATTCTTGGGAATCTCAAGAAAGGGATAGGTTAAACACAGTGCTTTTTTTTGAATAGCTTTTATTTTGTAGGAGCAATTTTAATCGCGACTCGAAGATACTATCGGTATTTGCTTCCAGTAATGCCGTCAAAAAGTAATACAATCATCGGTGCAGCGAGTCTTTCTCCGTCGCGCCGTTGTTGACAATCCGATTTCGGCATCGCGAGGACGCGATAGCCCTACCTCACTCACCTCGGCCCCTGCCAGGGCACACTTCCCCGTTGTTGGAAATTTAGAGCCAATATCGTCCGTCGGGGTCATACCTTGCAATCTTGACGCAGCTTGCCGAGTCAATCGATTCAAGGTTTGACCCCTTCCCGAGGTCCCTGCCACGGCACACGTCCGCGCTGCTGGAAATGTAAGGCCAATCTGGATCGCAATTCAGTGAAGTGCGGAACTTTCGAATACTCATTCTGAGACTTTCCTTCGAGAAGGTTGTTCTTTTCGTAAGGATCTTTGGCGATATTGTACATCTCGTAGGGTTCGTAGGGAGAATTGTGGACAAGTTTGAAGTCACCAATGCGAATCGCCTCGATGGTTTTCCCGTTGTAAGCTAGTCCACCTTCTCTTCGCGAAAAAATCATGGCACGTTCAGAAACGTCGACCGCACCGCCAGTCAGAACAGGGGCAAAGCTGACTCCATCGAGGGGGCCATCCCATTCAATTCCGCACACGTCCATGATGGTTGGAAAAATATCCATCGTCATCGCGGTGTGATTACTTACCGATCCTGACTGTATCGTTTTATTCCAAACCACGGCCGCCGGGACTCGCAGACCCCCTTCGTAAACCGTTCCCTTCTGATCGCGTAACGGACCGTTATCCGATCCGAAGCGAAGAGATCCTCCATTGTCACTGGTGAAGAAAATGATCGTATCGTCATAGACGCCATTGTCTTTAAGCGACTGAACAACCAGCCCAATTCCATAATCCATGTGCTCCGTCAGTGCGACAAACCTGGCACGCAGGTCCGCAATACCTGGTTCACGTTTTTTGACTTTCTCAACCCACTCTTCCGGAGGCTGAATCGGACTGTGTGGCGCGTTGTAAGCAAGGTAGAGAAAAAACGGATCCTCGTTTTTGGAGGCTTCGTCGATGTAATCCACCGCCCACTGAGAAAACAGATCTGTAGCATGACCCTCCGGATCGATCTCAACAAAGTTTCTCCGCATGAAATTATGGTCGTTACGACGGTGGTGATAATAATCATCCATCATGTCTCCAATAAAACCTTTGAAGAATTTGAATCCTCGATCGTTCGGAAGATTCGGCGATTCCAATCCCAGGTGCCATTTTCCAACCAAAGCTGTGTCGTATCCATTTTTTGAAAGAACGGTAGCGATCGAAGTCGAATTCGGATCCCAATACCCCCAAGAGTTTTCAACTCTATCCCGAATCACGCCTGGCACCCCCACCAAATCCTGCTGACGTCCCGTCAACAACGCCGCCCGTGAAGGCGAACACACCGGGCAGTTCGCATAGAAATTATCAAACCGCATACCCGCCTCCGCCAACGCATCGATCGCCGGAGTCTCGATATCCTTCTTTTCGTTGTAATAGGACACATCGTAAAACCCCTGATCGTCGGTGAAGATGATCAGGATGTTAGGCCTCTCAGCCCGTAAAAACGAACCAAAGAGGCAGGCAACAATCAGGACAGTTAGAATCCGCATCCTGGGATTAATTTCTACGACGTTCAACAACCGGGTCCTCATCCGTGACTTGATATTGCTTCCGCAGTTGGTTCAGCTGGGTTAATTTCTGCCCTTGAATCTGGGCGTACTCAGGAGTTCCATACACGGAGTTCATTTCCTCGGGATCTTTTTCCAGGTCGAAGAGTTCCCAGTCGTCGATATCCTCTCCTTCAAGCTGATAATAGTGAATGAGTTTGTAACGGCCATCGGTCACGCCATAGTGACGAGCCACGTTGTGACCGCCGGGATTTTCATAGTAGTGGTAGTAAAATGCATCTCGCCAGTCTTTGACTTTATCTCCGCGGAAGAGCGGCTCAAGGCTGCTGCCCTGCATATCTTTCGGAATCTTTACGCCTGCAATGGAGAGGAATGTTTCAGCATAGTCCAAATTGGAAACGATCTCATCGCGAACCGTGCCCGCTTTAACCACACCTGGCCAGCGAACCAGAAGTGGCGTTTTAAGAGATTCTTCGTACATCCATCGTTTGTCGAACCATCCGTGCTCACCCAGGAACCAGCCTTGATCGGATGAATAAATAACCACGGTGTTTTCGGTTAGGCCGTTTTCATCGAGGTAGTCTAAAACACGACCAATTCCATCATCCACGGATTTTACGCAGCGCAGGTAATCTTTCACATAGCGCTGATACTTCCACTGAATGATTTCCTTTTCCGTCATATTGGGAAGCGCTGCCAGGTAGGCGTCGTTCTTTTTCTTGTACGCGGCATTCCAAACCTTCCATTGCTCATCATTCAGATTACCCCGGGCTTCCAGTTTGAGGTCGCGCTCATTCATATGCGTTTTGATTTCCATCGCCTGACGGGCAGCCGATTGGGTGCGACCGGAATAATCGTCAAAGAGCGTTTCCGGCTCAGGGATCGTGACATCATCCAACCAGTTCAGATATTTGGGTCCTGGCTTCCAATCGCGGTGTGGTGCTTTGTGCTGATACATCAGCATGAAAGGCTTGTCA
Proteins encoded in this region:
- a CDS encoding thiamine pyrophosphate-dependent enzyme, whose translation is MLNKYTCLEKLAARRKKELFITCMGTAKPWEKLSDTDLDFASVDSAMSHAADFALGIAIAKPELRVITLNGDGSMVMCLGTFITLAQRPCENYAMIIVENGTYEVTGNQKVPGVGIMDFEAMARGAGLEKVYTIDNEEAFEEILPKLFEEPGPLVCVLKVEPAEEGVPKFDKTLAERTDRLRKALNS
- a CDS encoding thiamine pyrophosphate-binding protein, which translates into the protein MISSSKIHRALKDQGVTHVVGLSDNLCRVLFQKIQADDEIEIVHVSREGEAFAIAAGLQLGGKKPLVLIQNTGLLEAGDAFRGCSWNMRIPQVMLIGYRGFKTLAPGVENRDSVAEFTEPTLNAWRIPYKIMLDDEDVTMIGRAFKIAESTSMPTAILIAETTV
- a CDS encoding sulfatase-like hydrolase/transferase — encoded protein: MIQIKDEPFMLHVNFLEPHDPNFGPLNGYYPEDEVNLPKNWNDYPDASEPLRYHFLRLFASLDRGITQADIRRETSRYWGLVTMVDVAVGGILSELERNGLDENTIVVYTSDHGEMMGSHGLYYKSVMYEEAARVPCLIRYPNRGFSKRRISNPVSHIDLTPTVLDLAGKADHAEPLPGKSYTRYLEGSSKPEPVFLQWHAHPSGRYNTLMKEGIITAEEAEKAVNVNTRAVVSPEGYKLCLSDKDKSQLYDLNKDPGETQNVYSQRDYASRVSSMTRELESWQESIEDPIEVQGT
- a CDS encoding sulfatase-like hydrolase/transferase; this translates as MSVSRRHFITSTASLGALALTQKAFPQIAKRGGRTDKPNILFIWTDQQRFDTLAAYGNHRIHAPHLNRLASESTVFERSYVTQPICTPSRSSVLTGLWPTQTGCIDNNIPLSESIATQPKLLDDSD
- the araD gene encoding L-ribulose-5-phosphate 4-epimerase AraD, with translation MNDNFLALREECCEANKQLPKLGIVDLTFGNVSVGDPEQGAVAIKPSGVPYESLTPDDICVMDFNAKPDDHFVLDLEVAKLYGSLRPSSDTPTHLRLFQAFPHVRAVVHTHSRNATAFAQAGRSIPCMGTTHADYFYGDVPVTRRMTPDEVSRHYEWETGNLIVETFEDLNPEQINAVLLNGHAPFVWGTSGAKAVETAFALEVIAEMTFKNLLLNPESNSLSEHQLDKHYLRKHGKGAYYGQK
- a CDS encoding ribulokinase, which translates into the protein MAYTIGIDYGTNSVRSIVVRCADGAEIGTSVFNYPSGELGILLDPSDHNLARQHPGDYVVGIESSIVEAIALAKQADPDFSSDKVIGLGVDSTGSSPIPVDEYNGALAMQDTWKGNLNAQCWLWKDHTSVKEAATITGLAREHRPQYVAKCGNTYSSEWFWSKIWHCLNVDPELFDAAYSWVELCDWIPAILAGVTDPIAVKRGVCAAGHKAFYADDWGGLPDKEFLNMLDPKLADLKDRLYEKAYDASEVAGHLCEEWSDKLGLTVGIPIAIGEFDVHYGAIGAGVDEGTLVKVIGTSTCDCGVVKADKEIADVPGICGIVKGAILPGYFGVEAGQSAVGDIFAWYVERVLKGGVETHTRLTEEASHLKPGESGLLALDWNNGNRTILVDPLLSGLLLGQTLHTSQAEIYRALIEATAFGARSILERLDEYGVPVNRVVCAGGIAEKNPMLMQIYADITGREMLISGSSQTCALGSAVSAAVVAGSAKGGYDDFQSAQAAMTRLKDVSYKPNSASQVVYNELYAEYKKLHDAFGGVSGVDLGGVMKRLLEIKETARKG
- a CDS encoding sulfatase-like hydrolase/transferase encodes the protein MSKQPNVIVFFTDQQRWDTTGAHGNPLNLTPNFDRMADNGTHIDASITCQPVCGPARSCLQTGLYATQTGSWRNGIPLNPELKTLAEYYKEAGYTTGYIGKWHLGTTEGAVPKHERGGYEYWLAANVLEFVSDAYDCVLFDEEDQKVKLPGYRVDAQTDAVIRYIDKNKDNKKPFFLFVSYLEPHHQNHVDDYPPPDGYREPYTGKWTPPDLQQLGGSTGQHLGGYLGMIKRLDEALGRMNDALKSLDLTDDTIILYTSDHGCHFKTRNSEYKRSGHESSVRVPTAFSGPGFEMGGRRQEVVSLIDLVPTLLDASGIEPPDLMPGRSLMPRLRGSSEDWENCAFIQISESQIGRAIRTKRWKYGIVALDKNGETESCADTYTENYLYDLKSDPYELQNLIAFQSHGPLCDHLRKKLLAEMQKAGEEEPTIIENDRTLTGQRKLFEKEIEE
- a CDS encoding GRP family sugar transporter; amino-acid sequence: MTSLGLLYAIITVITWGLWITPSEKVELPNPQTRSFYVAVGNLFLATIALLLVGPNKLTFDLFILPFLGGVIWAVAGMCAFVALANIGMAKAIGTWAPLNILVGIAWGMILFGEFLKSGPLEILLSVTSILMIIAGILLIVFSGKSNENSKPSRKIKSGFAGAVAAGVLWGTYFIPTTYLARQNAEANDWVTAFPMAVGMFVGSTVLVLWGRKRPRCKSRTDYGLVLLTGILWSIGNFSMLLMVQEIGLGKGFTIAQLCVAVAVLIGIFYFREPAPGTKAAKWTLIGVAVATTGGVILGNLKKGIG
- a CDS encoding sulfatase-like hydrolase/transferase; amino-acid sequence: MRILTVLIVACLFGSFLRAERPNILIIFTDDQGFYDVSYYNEKKDIETPAIDALAEAGMRFDNFYANCPVCSPSRAALLTGRQQDLVGVPGVIRDRVENSWGYWDPNSTSIATVLSKNGYDTALVGKWHLGLESPNLPNDRGFKFFKGFIGDMMDDYYHHRRNDHNFMRRNFVEIDPEGHATDLFSQWAVDYIDEASKNEDPFFLYLAYNAPHSPIQPPEEWVEKVKKREPGIADLRARFVALTEHMDYGIGLVVQSLKDNGVYDDTIIFFTSDNGGSLRFGSDNGPLRDQKGTVYEGGLRVPAAVVWNKTIQSGSVSNHTAMTMDIFPTIMDVCGIEWDGPLDGVSFAPVLTGGAVDVSERAMIFSRREGGLAYNGKTIEAIRIGDFKLVHNSPYEPYEMYNIAKDPYEKNNLLEGKSQNEYSKVPHFTELRSRLALHFQQRGRVPWQGPREGVKP